TCTTCGCAGTCCATCCCGATGGCAAGCGGCTGTTCGTCGCCAACGAGAATGACAATCTGGTGTCGGTGGTGGACATCGCCGCGGCCAAGGTCATCGGCACCGTGGATGTCGGCGTCGAACCGGAAGGAATGGCGGCCAGCGCCGACGGCCGCTATGTCGCCTGCACTTCGGAGACCACCAGCATGGTGCATCTGATCGACGCAGGCACGCTTGAACTCGTCGACAATCTGCTGGTCGATACCCGGCCGCGCGCGGCTTTATTCTCGCCGGACGGTAAGCAATTCTGGGTGTCCTCGGAGATCCGGGGCACCGTCACCGTCTTCGACACGGCAACGCGCGCGCAGACCGGCAAAGTCGAGTTCGAGGTGCCGGGTATACGACGCGAGGGTGTGCAGGCGGTCGGCATGGCGACGTCCCGCGATGGCACGACGGTCTATGTGGCGCTCGGCCCCGCCAACAGGATTGCGGAAGTCGATGTTAAAACGCTGACGGTCCGTCGGCTCTACCTTGTTGGTCAACGACCCTGGCACGTTGCGCTCTCCGGCGACCAGAAGCGCCTGGTCAGCGCAAACGGGAATTCCGGCGATATTTCGTTTATCGATCTGGAAAACCAGGAGGTGGTGAAATCGCTGCCGGTGGGGCGGGGACCGTGGGGCGTCGTGATCGGGCCATGAACGCCTTGTCGGTCGAGAATCTGGGCCATAGTTTCGGAAGCCGGCGGGTTCTCGACGGCGTCTCCTTCTCTGTGGCCCAAGGCAGGATGTGCATCTTGCTAGGCCGCAACGGCGCCGGCAAGACAACGCTGTTCTCGCTGATCACCGGTCTTTATCACGCCCGCTCCGGCTCGGTGCATGTCTTCGACCAGGCGATGGATGTCAACCCGTCCGCCGCGTTGGCGCAGATGGGCGTCGTCTTCCAGTTGCCGACCCTCGATCTCGATCTGACAGCCGGCGAGAACCTGCG
This region of Mesorhizobium sp. C432A genomic DNA includes:
- a CDS encoding PQQ-dependent catabolism-associated beta-propeller protein yields the protein MQVLMTLLLAAFALAAPAAAETIYVSNEQDNTVAVVDGVTMTLLATIDVGRRPRGLALSIDNKMLFVAEGDDNRIDVVDVAKRRVVGELPSGADPEFFAVHPDGKRLFVANENDNLVSVVDIAAAKVIGTVDVGVEPEGMAASADGRYVACTSETTSMVHLIDAGTLELVDNLLVDTRPRAALFSPDGKQFWVSSEIRGTVTVFDTATRAQTGKVEFEVPGIRREGVQAVGMATSRDGTTVYVALGPANRIAEVDVKTLTVRRLYLVGQRPWHVALSGDQKRLVSANGNSGDISFIDLENQEVVKSLPVGRGPWGVVIGP